The Porites lutea chromosome 4, jaPorLute2.1, whole genome shotgun sequence genome contains a region encoding:
- the LOC140935667 gene encoding BTB/POZ domain-containing protein 6-like, whose protein sequence is MNELCKAELAMSVDVVSDTYWQTARGTIRERCEAVFNQELLSDVNFVVRDSSGGSKTIPAHKFMLAISSPVFFALFYGKAAEMKDSVEISDCEYESLLELFRFMYSDMANLKADNVMQLLYLSKKYMLPTLAEKCSAFLKENLNALNVFHILPDAQKYEEKDLMNHCWKLIETETEEAVKSEGFVTVERSVLEELVEKNSLNIKEVELFKAVDCWAEKECKKQGLLAEGSAKRRVLGERIVQGIRFPLMEQTEFADIVLDSEILTLKETNRLVKYFNSVLHDSVGFLETERRQRTEGKQVISRFRSLARGWYYSFNSNCICFDVDKNIHLHAIHFFGSDNSQYSVTLEVFEHSSGISVSRQEGDFLSKQIQCEIGDYQGFDIVLEPPIAIKANKRYRISTSITGPPSWYGTNGCSTVEKSGVTFHFFSVSTPTSKEKGQFPKFVFTLD, encoded by the coding sequence ATGAACGAACTCTGCAAAGCTGAATTAGCCATGTCTGTAGATGTAGTGTCGGACACTTACTGGCAAACAGCCAGAGGTACTATCAGAGAAAGATGTGAGGCCGTTTTCAATCAAGAACTCCTTAGCGATGTGAATTTCGTGGTCCGTGACTCCAGTGGCGGAAGTAAGACGATTCCCGCTCACAAGTTCATGTTAGCGATTAGTAGTCcagtattttttgctttgttttatggTAAAGCAGCAGAGATGAAAGATTCGGTGGAGATTTCTGATTGTGAGTATGAAAGTTTGTTGGAGTTGTTTCGCTTTATGTACAGCGACATGGCAAACCTGAAGGCTGATAATGTCATGCAGTTGCTTTATTTATCAAAGAAATACATGCTGCCTACTTTGGCTGAGAAGTGTTCCGCTTTCCTTAAAGAGAACTTGAACGCGTTAAACGTGTTTCACATTTTGCCGGATGCGCAGAAATACGAAGAGAAAGATTTGATGAATCACTGCTGGAAATTGATTGAGACAGAGACAGAAGAAGCTGTAAAATCAGAGGGTTTCGTCACAGTCGAAAGGTCAGTACTGGAGGAATTAGTGGAGAAAAATTCTTTGAATATTAAAGAGGTGGAATTATTCAAAGCTGTTGATTGCTGGGCTGAAAAAGAATGTAAAAAGCAAGGTCTCTTAGCTGAAGGCTCCGCGAAAAGAAGAGTTCTCGGGGAACGCATTGTTCAAGGAATTCGTTTTCCTTTGATGGAGCAAACAGAATTTGCTGATATCGTCCTCGATTCTGAAATACTTACACTCAAAGAGACGAACCGTCTGGTAAAGTATTTTAACTCTGTGCTACATGATTCAGTAGGATTTCTCGAAACCGAGAGAAGACAGAGAACTGAGGGAAAGCAAGTTATTTCTAGGTTTCGATCACTAGCGAGAGGGTGGTATTATTCTTTTAACTCAAACTGTATATGTTTTGATGTTGACAAAAACATACATCTACACGCAATCCACTTTTTTGGAAGCGATAACAGTCAATATTCAGTGACACTAGAGGTGTTCGAGCATAGCAGTGGCATTTCTGTTAGCAGACAAGAAGGGGATTTTTTATCCAAGCAGATACAGTGTGAAATTGGAGATTACCAAGGCTTTGATATTGTACTTGAACCGCCGATTGCtataaaagcaaacaaacgaTACCGAATTTCGACGTCCATTACTGGTCCCCCATCTTGGTATGGAACAAATGGCTGCTCTACTGTAGAAAAGTCTGGAGTGACATTTCACTTTTTCTCGGTTTCAACTCCCACCAGTAAAGAAAAGGGACAATTTCCTAAATTTGTGTTTACTCTGGACTGA
- the LOC140933048 gene encoding BTB/POZ domain-containing protein 6-like gives MNEPCKAELAMSVDAVSDTYWQTARGTIRERCEAVFNQELLSDVKFVVRDSRGGSKTIPAHKFMLAISSPVFFAMFYGKAAEMKDSVEICDCEYESLLELFRFIYSDEAKLNADNVMQLLYLSKKYKMPTLAEKCSAFLKENLNALNVFHILPDAQKYEEKDLMNHCWKLIETQTEEAVKSEGFVTVERSVLEELVEKNSLNIKEVELFKAVDCWAENECKKQGLVAEGSVKRRVLGERVVQGIRFPVMEETEFADIVLDSEILTLKETNRLVKYFNSVLHDSVGFLETERTEGKQVISRFRSLKRGWRYNPSYPNCICFDVDKNIHLHAIHFFGSDNSQYSVTLEVFDHSSGIFVRRKKGNFLSKQIQCEIGDHQGFDIVFEPPIAIKANKRYLISAVITGPPSWYGKNGCSAVEHSGVRFHFNSDSFPTSDEKGQFSNFVFTLD, from the coding sequence ATGAACGAACCCTGCAAAGCTGAATTAGCCATGTCTGTAGATGCAGTGTCGGACACTTACTGGCAAACAGCTAGAGGTACCATAAGAGAAAGATGTGAGGCCGTTTTCAATCAAGAACTCCTTAGCGATGTGAAGTTCGTGGTCCGTGACTCCAGAGGCGGAAGTAAGACGATTCCCGCTCACAAGTTCATGTTAGCGATTAGTAGTCCAGTATTTTTCGCCATGTTTTATGGTAAAGCAGCAGAGATGAAAGATTCTGTGGAGATTTGCGATTGTGAGTATGAAAGCCTTCTGGAGTTGTTTCGCTTTATCTACAGCGACGAGGCGAAGCTGAACGCTGATAATGTCATGCAGTTGCTTTATTTATCAAAGAAATATAAGATGCCTACTTTGGCTGAGAAGTGCTCTGCTTTCCTTAAAGAGAACTTAAATGCCTTAAACGTGTTTCACATCTTGCCGGATGCGCAGAAATACGAAGAGAAAGATTTGATGAATCACTGCTGGAAATTGATTGAGACACAGACAGAAGAAGCTGTGAAATCAGAGGGTTTCGTGACAGTCGAGAGGTCAGTGCTAGAGGAGTTAGTGGAGAAAAATTCATTGAATATCAAAGAAGTGGAATTATTCAAAGCTGTTGATTGCTGGGctgaaaatgaatgtaaaaaGCAAGGTCTCGTAGCTGAAGGCTCCGTGAAAAGAAGAGTCCTAGGGGAACGCGTTGTTCAAGGAATTCGTTTTCCTGTGATGGAGGAAACAGAATTTGCTGATATTGTCCTCGATTCTGAAATACTTACACTCAAAGAGACGAACCGTCTGGTAAAGTATTTTAACTCTGTGCTACATGATTCAGTGGGATTTCTCGAAACCGAGAGAACTGAGGGAAAGCAAGTTATTTCTAGGTTTCGATCACTAAAGAGAGGGTGGCGGTATAATCCCTCCTATCCAAACTGTATATGTTTTGATGTTGACAAAAACATACATCTACACGCAATCCACTTTTTTGGAAGCGATAACAGTCAATATTCAGTGACACTAGAGGTGTTCGATCATAGCAGTGGCATTTTTGTTAGAAGgaaaaaagggaattttttATCCAAGCAGATACAGTGTGAAATTGGAGATCACCAAGGCTTTGATATTGTATTTGAGCCGCCAATTGCtataaaagcaaacaaacggTACTTAATTTCGGCTGTCATTACTGGTCCCCCATCTTGGTACGGAAAAAATGGCTGCTCTGCTGTAGAACATTCCGGAGTGAGATTTCACTTTAACTCGGATTCGTTTCCCACCAGTGATGAAAAGGGACAATTTTCTAACTTTGTGTTTACTCTGGACTGA
- the LOC140935668 gene encoding BTB/POZ domain-containing protein 6-like, translating into MSVDTVSDNYWQTVKGTIRERCEFIFNQELLSDVKFVVRDSQDGSKTIPAHKFVLAISSPVFFAMFFGEMVETTKDSVEISDCEYESLLELFRFIYSDEVKLNVDNVMQLLYLSKKYMVTTLAEKCSAFLQENLNALNVFYVLQDAQKYEEKDLVNHCWKLIETQTLEAVKSEGFVTVERTVLEELVEKNSLSIKEVELFKAVDCWAEKECEMQGLVCEGFLKRRALGERIVKGIRFPAMTEREFADIVLDLEILTSSETNHMIKYYNSVLDNPVGFHVAKRTRRTNVISNFASLSSRWFYFTILLIQIVYFLTMPEMPATYNSRLWKRL; encoded by the coding sequence ATGTCTGTCGACACAGTTTCGGACAATTACTGGCAAACAGTCAAAGGTACCATAAGAGAAAGATGTGAGTTTATTTTCAATCAAGAACTCCTGAGCGATGTGAAATTCGTGGTCCGTGACTCCCAAGACGGAAGCAAGACGATTCCAGCTCACAAGTTTGTTTTGGCGATCAGTAGCCCAGtgttttttgccatgtttttcgGTGAAATGGTGGAGACGACAAAAGATTCAGTGGAGATATCTGATTGCGAGTATGAAAGCCTGCTGGAGTTGTTTCGCTTTATCTACAGCGACGAAGTGAAGTTGAACGTTGATAATGTCATGCAGTTGTTGTATTTATCAAAGAAATACATGGTGACTACTTTGGCCGAAAAGTGCTCTGCTTTCCTTCAAGAGAACTTGAACGCATTAAACGTGTTTTACGTTTTGCAGGATGCACAGAAATACGAAGAAAAAGATTTAGTGAATCACTGTTGGAAATTGATCGAGACACAAACATTAGAAGCTGTAAAATCAGAGGGGTTCGTCACAGTTGAGAGAACAGTTTTGGAggaattagtggaaaaaaattCGCTGAGTATCAAAGAAGTTGAATTATTCAAGGCTGTTGATTGCTGGGCTGAAAAAGAATGTGAAATGCAAGGCCTCGTTTGTGAAGGCTTCTTAAAACGAAGAGCCCTAGGAGAACGGATTGTTAAGGGAATTCGCTTTCCCGCGATGACTGAAAGAGAATTCGCTGATATTGTCCTTGATTTGGAAATACTTACATCCAGTGAGACGAATCATATGATTAAGTATTATAACTCTGTGCTGGATAATCCAGTGGGATTTCATGTAGCCAAAAGAACTAGACGCACAAACGTTATTTCTAACTTTGCATCACTAAGTAGTAGGTGGTTTTATTTTACGATCCTTCTTATTcagattgtttattttttaacgaTGCCAGAAATGCCAGCGACCTACAATTCGCGCCTTTGGAAGAGATTATAG